A section of the Arabiibacter massiliensis genome encodes:
- a CDS encoding 4Fe-4S dicluster domain-containing protein, with product MNRFVVSDPARCIGCGACRVTCSEAHRKRALRPAARISLVKTREVSAAVTCHQCEGSPCLSVCPEGAIYQERDRLQVDEGRCTGCLLCALACPFGAIYPSAPSTAHVKAAPYSRASSARSSGLLRQKETGAYTSVVVCDLCAKSPDGPRCVQACPTKALELVDEDMLEALGKSRRIEAAVRADAAMRADLPDDAFAGMFDLFEEVDR from the coding sequence ATGAACCGCTTCGTCGTGTCCGATCCCGCGCGCTGCATCGGCTGCGGAGCGTGCCGCGTGACGTGCAGCGAGGCGCACCGCAAGCGCGCGCTGCGCCCGGCAGCGCGCATCTCGCTCGTGAAGACGCGCGAGGTGTCGGCTGCGGTCACCTGCCATCAGTGCGAGGGCTCGCCCTGCCTGTCGGTGTGCCCGGAAGGGGCCATCTACCAGGAGCGCGACCGTCTGCAAGTGGACGAGGGCCGTTGCACGGGCTGCCTCCTGTGCGCGCTCGCGTGCCCGTTCGGCGCCATCTATCCTTCCGCGCCGTCCACCGCGCACGTGAAGGCCGCGCCGTACAGCCGCGCGTCGTCGGCGCGCTCATCGGGGCTTCTGCGCCAGAAGGAGACGGGCGCGTACACGAGCGTGGTGGTGTGCGACCTGTGCGCGAAGTCGCCCGACGGCCCGCGCTGCGTGCAGGCTTGCCCGACCAAGGCACTCGAGCTCGTGGACGAGGACATGCTCGAGGCGCTGGGGAAGAGCCGCCGCATCGAGGCCGCCGTGCGGGCCGATGCCGCCATGCGCGCCGACCTGCCCGACGACGCCTTCGCTGGCATGTTCGATCTGTTCGAGGAGGTCGATCGCTGA
- a CDS encoding 4Fe-4S dicluster domain-containing protein, producing the protein MAVKPRTSNPISARDRAAGARRVSSVVEGKPRHDFSACIACAACAAACDANAIRIFIDEDEGLLVWTLDLFDCTHCGRCVPVCPTGAMDVIEGADFADEPELPKRCLFTLAECESCGRYYATNKEIAFANALLEQDEHADAARALALTGICPDCKRLHDAKAAGRRAGMRRLA; encoded by the coding sequence ATGGCCGTGAAGCCTCGCACGTCGAATCCCATCTCCGCCCGCGACCGCGCGGCGGGGGCGCGGCGCGTCTCGAGCGTGGTGGAGGGCAAGCCGCGCCACGACTTCTCCGCCTGCATCGCGTGCGCCGCCTGCGCGGCTGCGTGCGACGCGAACGCCATCCGCATCTTCATCGACGAGGACGAGGGGCTGCTCGTGTGGACGCTCGACCTGTTCGACTGCACGCACTGCGGCCGCTGCGTGCCCGTGTGCCCCACGGGGGCCATGGACGTCATCGAAGGGGCCGACTTCGCCGACGAGCCCGAGCTGCCCAAACGCTGCCTGTTCACGCTGGCCGAGTGCGAATCGTGCGGGCGCTACTACGCTACGAACAAGGAGATAGCATTCGCGAACGCCCTGCTCGAGCAGGATGAGCACGCCGACGCCGCCCGCGCCCTGGCCCTCACCGGCATCTGCCCCGACTGCAAGCGCCTCCACGACGCCAAAGCCGCCGGCCGTCGCGCCGGGATGAGACGATTGGCATAA